The Halogranum gelatinilyticum genome contains the following window.
ACGCGGGCGCGATCTTCAACGTCGCCGGCGCGTCCATCGTCGACACCGCCGAAGACACCGAGCTGGCCGCGAACTTCGTCCGTCACCTGCTCTCGGCGGAGGCACAGGACTACTTCGCCCGCGAGACGTTCGAGTATCCGCTCGTCCCCGAGGTCGAGCCGCTCGCGGAGCTACCGAGTATCGATGAATTGAACCCGCCCGAGGGGTTAGACCTCACTCAGCTCTCGGACTTACAGGGGACCGTCGAACTCCTCCGGGACGTCGGCGTCCTCTAGGGCTCACAGACCACCATGGCGACAGACCAGCAGACACAGACGACGGCCGCGGGCGACAGCCGAGCGGAGGGCCTACCGTTGGCACCGACCGTCGCGAGTGCCGCCGTCGCCGCTGCCGTGCTACTTCCCTTAGTCTGGCTGGTCAAGACCTCGCTCGAAGTCGGCTTCAGTGAGGCGTTCTCGCTTCTCACCCGTCCCCGGACGCTCGAAGTGTTCGTCAACAGCGCGCTGCTCGTGACCGCCGTCACGGCCGCGTCGGTACTGGTCGGCGTCCCGCTGGCGTATCTGACGGTGCGGACGGACCTGCCGTTCAAGAAGTTCTGGACGGTCGCCGTCTCCTTGCCGCTCGTCATCCCGAGCTACATCGGGGCGTTCGCCTTCGTCTCCGCGCTCGGCCCGCGCGGGACGTTCCAGCGACTGCTCGCGCCGTTCGGCGTCGAACGTCTGCCGGAGATCTACGGCTTCGTCGGCGCGAGTCTCGTGCTCACGCTCTACACCTATCCGTACGTCTACATCACGACCCGAGCCGCGCTAAAGTCGATGGACACGACACTCATCGACGCCGCTCGGACGCTCGACCACACCCGCTGGGAGGCGTTCAAGCGCGTCACGGTCCCGCAGATTCGCCCCGCCGTCGCCGCCGGGGCTCTCTTGGTCGCGCTCTACGCGCTCTCGGACTTCGGGACGCCCGCGATCATGCGGTTCGACGCCTTCACGCGGGTCATCTACGTCGAGTTCAACAGCTTCAACCGGAATCTCGCCTCGTTGCTCTCGCTGCAACTCGTCGGCGTGACGTTTCTCATCCTCGCACTGGAGTCGCGCGTCCGCGGCGACGAACCGCTGCACTCCGGGCGGCAGGGTGGCCGCACCGGCGACGTGGCCAGACTCGGCGGCTGGAAACTCCCCGCGCTCGGCTTCTGTGCCGCGGTCTCGGGACTCGCGCTCGTCGTCCCCATCGGCGTCCTCCTCACGTGGTTCGGCCGCGGGACGGCGTCGACGGGTGGCGCGCTGGCCTTCGACCTCTCGTTCGTGCTGAACTCGGTCGGCGTCTCCACCGCCGCGGCAGTCGTGGCGACGCTCGCCGGGCTTCCGGTGGCGTTCCTCGCCGCTCGCCACCGCTCGAAGCTCTCGAACGTCTTCGAGCGGGCGACCTACGTCGGCTACGCGGTGCCGGGCGTCGTGCTCG
Protein-coding sequences here:
- a CDS encoding ABC transporter permease, with the protein product MATDQQTQTTAAGDSRAEGLPLAPTVASAAVAAAVLLPLVWLVKTSLEVGFSEAFSLLTRPRTLEVFVNSALLVTAVTAASVLVGVPLAYLTVRTDLPFKKFWTVAVSLPLVIPSYIGAFAFVSALGPRGTFQRLLAPFGVERLPEIYGFVGASLVLTLYTYPYVYITTRAALKSMDTTLIDAARTLDHTRWEAFKRVTVPQIRPAVAAGALLVALYALSDFGTPAIMRFDAFTRVIYVEFNSFNRNLASLLSLQLVGVTFLILALESRVRGDEPLHSGRQGGRTGDVARLGGWKLPALGFCAAVSGLALVVPIGVLLTWFGRGTASTGGALAFDLSFVLNSVGVSTAAAVVATLAGLPVAFLAARHRSKLSNVFERATYVGYAVPGVVLGLALVYVGTQLEIGGEVPLYQTVYLLVFAYIVRFLPQAVGSMRASFLRVNPALPEAARTLGRTSAGAFREVTMPLIAPGVVGGAALVFLTTMKELPATLLLSPPGFRTLVTQVWAAYEQGYFGQAAVPALILLFVSGLSMLVILSQEGYDVK